The sequence below is a genomic window from bacterium.
GACACTCGAGCGCTTCGTCGTCGGTCCCGCGGCGCGCTTCCCCGTGCTGCTCCTGACGGGGGCCCGTCAAGTCGGCAAGACGAGCATGCTGCGCAAGCTGGCGGCCCCCGGGCGCACCTACGTCACGCTGGACGACCCACTGGCGCTGCGCCTCGCCCGGGAGGACCCCGCCCTCTTCCTCGAGCGCTACCGCGCCCCGGTGCTGATCGACGAGATCCAGTACGCGCCGCAGGTTCTCCCCCACGTCAAGATAGCGGTGGACCGGACGAAAAAGGGTGCCGGCTTCTGGCTCACCGGGTCGCAGCCCTTCCACCTGATGAAGGGCGTCTCGGAGTCGCTCACCGGTCGCGTGGCGGTCGTCAACCTCCTCGGGCTCTCGCGCCGGGAGCTCCTGGGGCGAGGGAAGGACGCCGACCCCTTCGTGCCGCCGTCGGCGCGGCGGCCGGCCGCGCCTCCCGCGAAGGCCGCCTCGCTCGCCGAGATGTACCGGGCCATCTGGCGCGGATCGTTCCCGGTCGTGGCCACCGACGAGACGGTCGACCGCACGCTCTTCTTCAGCTCGTACTTCCAGACCTATCTCCAGCGTGATGTGCGCGATCTGGCCCGGGTCGGCGACGAGATGGCGTTCATGCGGTTCGTCAGGGCGGCCGCGGCGCGCACCGGCCAACTGTTGAATCTCTCCGAACTGGCGCGGGACGCCGACGTGGCGCCCAACACCGCCAAGTCGTGGCTCTCCATCCTCCTGGCGTCGGGAGTGATCCACCTGCTGGAGCCGTGGCACGGGAACGTGACGAAGCGGCTGGTCAAAGCGCCCAAGCTCTACTTCCTGGACACCGGCTTTGCGTCCTACCTGACGGAGTGGTCGAGCCCGGAGACCCTCGAGGCGGGCGCGATGTCCGGCGCGATGTTCGAGACCTGGGTCGTGGCCGAGATCCTCAAGAGCTACCGGCACA
It includes:
- a CDS encoding ATP-binding protein codes for the protein MSAYLTRTLERFVVGPAARFPVLLLTGARQVGKTSMLRKLAAPGRTYVTLDDPLALRLAREDPALFLERYRAPVLIDEIQYAPQVLPHVKIAVDRTKKGAGFWLTGSQPFHLMKGVSESLTGRVAVVNLLGLSRRELLGRGKDADPFVPPSARRPAAPPAKAASLAEMYRAIWRGSFPVVATDETVDRTLFFSSYFQTYLQRDVRDLARVGDEMAFMRFVRAAAARTGQLLNLSELARDADVAPNTAKSWLSILLASGVIHLLEPWHGNVTKRLVKAPKLYFLDTGFASYLTEWSSPETLEAGAMSGAMFETWVVAEILKSYRHNGLQAPLFHYRDRDGREIDLLVVRDGVIHPVEIKKSAAPRPEDARHFRAIAGAGARVGAGAVVCLTAEPLPLTRDVTAVPAHLL